A single genomic interval of uncultured Desulfobacter sp. harbors:
- the acsA gene encoding acetate--CoA ligase has translation MEKNWIEKNIADLKVTPNLIDYEKEKKSFEWEKIGEQFEGLPCGGLNIAHEAIDRHANSKLANKTALVWLGQNSQKQEFSFAKMKKETAKFANVLRSLGLAKGERIFTLSPRVPELYIAAIGILKNRNVICPLFSQFGPGPILQRMLRGDAKALLTTKKLFEKKIVPIIDQLPDLQYILLIDEQYDQSEIILSLPRLLKEASDEFEIEPTDPEDMSILHFTSGTTGMPKGVVHVHKALYTHWMSGKYVLDLHVDDVFWCTADPGWVTGTSYGIIAPWLHGVTNIVDEAEFNAKRWYSILQDQKVTVWYTAPTAIRRLMRIESEPTLEYDLSKLRLIQSVGEPLNPEAVLWGVEKLKMPIHDNWWQTETGGIMISNLISQKVKPGSMGRPLPGIEASIINVEDDGSVTEIIEPGVEGDLALKPGWPSMFRAYLHNEEKYNKCFKGGRYISGDLAYKDEDGYFWFVGRADDIIKTSGHMVGPFEVESALMEHPAVAEAGVIGKPDPIIGQLVKAFVSLKAGVEANEDLKRELIGFGRKKLGAAVAPKEIEFKGNLPKTRSGKIMRRLLKARELGLAEGDTSTLEQ, from the coding sequence ATGGAAAAGAATTGGATCGAAAAAAATATAGCTGATCTTAAAGTTACCCCAAACCTGATCGACTATGAAAAAGAGAAAAAATCTTTTGAATGGGAAAAAATTGGCGAACAATTTGAAGGACTGCCCTGCGGAGGGCTCAATATCGCCCATGAAGCGATAGACCGCCATGCCAACTCAAAACTGGCAAATAAAACCGCTTTGGTCTGGCTTGGCCAAAACAGCCAAAAGCAAGAGTTCAGCTTTGCTAAAATGAAAAAAGAGACGGCTAAATTCGCCAATGTCCTAAGATCTCTCGGACTTGCAAAGGGCGAAAGAATATTTACCCTCTCGCCAAGAGTACCCGAGCTCTACATTGCAGCAATAGGAATTTTAAAAAACCGAAATGTGATCTGCCCTCTTTTTTCACAATTCGGACCCGGGCCTATTTTACAGCGGATGCTCCGCGGTGATGCAAAAGCACTTCTGACCACAAAGAAGCTCTTTGAAAAAAAGATAGTTCCTATTATAGACCAGCTTCCCGATCTTCAATATATATTATTAATAGATGAGCAATATGACCAAAGTGAAATAATTCTTTCACTGCCTCGCCTTTTAAAAGAGGCTTCCGATGAGTTTGAGATCGAGCCCACCGATCCCGAGGATATGTCTATACTTCATTTTACCAGCGGAACCACAGGAATGCCAAAAGGAGTAGTTCATGTTCACAAGGCGCTTTATACGCACTGGATGAGTGGAAAATATGTATTGGACCTACATGTAGATGATGTTTTCTGGTGCACGGCTGATCCGGGCTGGGTGACCGGAACTTCATACGGCATCATTGCCCCGTGGCTGCATGGGGTAACGAATATTGTCGATGAAGCAGAGTTCAATGCCAAACGATGGTATAGTATTTTACAAGATCAAAAAGTTACCGTATGGTACACTGCTCCAACTGCGATCCGGCGTCTGATGAGGATCGAATCCGAACCGACGCTTGAATACGATCTTTCAAAGCTGCGCCTGATTCAAAGCGTAGGCGAACCGTTAAATCCGGAAGCCGTACTGTGGGGCGTGGAAAAACTTAAAATGCCGATTCATGATAACTGGTGGCAGACCGAAACAGGCGGTATCATGATCTCAAACCTGATATCACAAAAAGTTAAACCAGGATCAATGGGCAGGCCTCTTCCGGGCATTGAAGCGTCGATAATAAACGTAGAAGATGACGGCAGTGTAACGGAAATAATTGAACCCGGAGTCGAGGGCGATCTGGCCTTAAAACCGGGATGGCCCTCAATGTTCAGGGCATACCTTCATAATGAAGAAAAATACAACAAATGCTTTAAAGGCGGCCGCTATATCTCAGGCGACCTGGCCTATAAAGATGAGGATGGCTACTTCTGGTTTGTCGGGCGTGCCGATGATATCATAAAAACTTCAGGGCATATGGTAGGACCTTTTGAAGTAGAAAGTGCATTGATGGAACACCCCGCAGTTGCGGAAGCCGGAGTTATCGGAAAACCCGATCCCATAATCGGCCAACTGGTTAAGGCTTTTGTTTCTCTGAAAGCCGGGGTTGAAGCAAACGAAGATCTCAAACGCGAATTGATAGGCTTTGGGCGTAAAAAACTTGGCGCGGCCGTTGCACCCAAAGAGATCGAGTTTAAGGGAAATCTGCCAAAAACACGCAGTGGCAAAATCATGCGCAGGCTGCTCAAGGCAAGAGAGCTTGGATTGGCCGAGGGGGACACCTCGACCTTAGAACAATAA
- the pdhA gene encoding pyruvate dehydrogenase (acetyl-transferring) E1 component subunit alpha yields the protein MDIELAKKFYSQMLLIRRFEEKCIELYSSQKIRGFLHLYIGEEAIAVGVMHALSAEDAVISTYREHGHALARGISAKSIMAEMYGKVEGCAGGRGGSMHLFDAKARFYGGNAIVGGGLPLAVGMALADKMMKRDRVTVCLFGDGAVAEGEFHESLNLASLWQLPVLFICENNYYAMGTALEFSESEVNLSKKAASYRINSFQVDGMDVKQVAESAKNAVEDIKSGKGPVFLECLTYRFRPHSMFDGELYRKKTEVNEWKDKGPLVTFKKNLEDRGLWSKIKAQEIEDEITKTIDEAVTFAENGTLEPISDLEKFVYSPEEVQ from the coding sequence ATGGATATAGAATTAGCCAAAAAATTTTATTCTCAAATGCTTTTGATAAGACGCTTTGAAGAAAAATGTATCGAGCTCTACAGCAGCCAAAAGATCAGGGGCTTTTTGCATCTATATATCGGGGAAGAAGCTATTGCCGTGGGCGTAATGCATGCGTTGTCTGCCGAAGATGCCGTGATCTCCACTTACAGGGAACACGGGCATGCATTGGCACGGGGAATATCAGCTAAAAGCATAATGGCTGAAATGTACGGAAAAGTAGAGGGCTGTGCCGGAGGACGCGGCGGCTCTATGCATCTTTTTGATGCAAAGGCCAGGTTTTACGGCGGCAATGCCATTGTAGGCGGAGGCCTGCCTCTAGCAGTTGGTATGGCACTTGCGGATAAAATGATGAAACGCGACCGGGTAACGGTCTGCCTCTTTGGAGACGGTGCCGTAGCAGAGGGTGAATTCCACGAATCTCTAAATCTGGCATCATTGTGGCAGTTACCGGTTCTTTTCATATGCGAAAACAACTATTACGCGATGGGTACCGCTTTGGAATTCTCCGAGTCGGAAGTCAATCTTTCCAAAAAAGCGGCAAGCTACCGTATAAATTCTTTTCAGGTTGACGGGATGGATGTGAAACAGGTCGCCGAGTCTGCAAAAAATGCCGTTGAAGATATCAAATCAGGCAAAGGCCCCGTGTTTCTTGAATGCCTGACATACCGTTTTAGACCACATTCAATGTTTGATGGAGAACTTTACCGTAAAAAAACAGAAGTCAATGAGTGGAAAGATAAAGGGCCGCTGGTAACTTTTAAGAAAAACCTTGAAGATAGAGGGCTATGGTCAAAGATCAAAGCGCAAGAGATAGAAGATGAGATCACAAAGACCATTGATGAAGCCGTAACGTTTGCAGAAAATGGCACACTGGAACCAATCAGCGATCTTGAAAAATTTGTCTATTCACCGGAGGAAGTACAATGA
- a CDS encoding alpha-ketoacid dehydrogenase subunit beta: protein MKKDNQTTYREAVREGIRNAMQKDDRVFLMGEDVGRYGGCFAVSKGLLEEFGKERIIDTPLCESAFTGAGIGAAMNGMRPIVEIMTVNFSLLAIDQIMNNAATLLHMSGGQFNVPLVIRMSTGGGKQLAAQHSHSLEGWYAHIPGLKVLTPATVQDAYSMIESALNDPDPVLIFENSLLYNSQGTLDTNAKPLPIKKAVVKRPGKDLTILAYGINLFKALDAAQILEKEDIDAEVIDLRSLRPLDDETIMNSVKKTHRVMIVDEGWKSGSISAEIMARINEQAFFELDAPMGRVCSAEVPFPYAKHLEDAALPQPIKIAAMARQIMEEA, encoded by the coding sequence ATGAAAAAGGATAACCAGACCACTTACCGAGAAGCTGTACGCGAAGGCATCAGAAATGCGATGCAAAAAGATGATAGAGTCTTTTTAATGGGAGAAGATGTAGGCCGTTACGGCGGATGTTTTGCCGTCAGCAAAGGCCTTTTAGAAGAGTTCGGCAAAGAGCGTATTATTGATACTCCCCTGTGCGAATCGGCATTTACGGGCGCGGGTATCGGTGCGGCAATGAACGGGATGAGGCCGATCGTAGAGATTATGACGGTAAATTTCAGCCTATTGGCCATAGATCAAATCATGAACAACGCCGCAACACTGCTGCATATGTCAGGCGGGCAGTTCAACGTTCCTTTGGTTATCCGTATGTCAACAGGCGGCGGAAAGCAGCTTGCAGCCCAGCACTCTCACTCTTTGGAAGGCTGGTATGCGCATATCCCGGGACTTAAAGTCCTAACGCCTGCAACGGTACAAGATGCCTACAGTATGATAGAATCGGCACTTAACGATCCTGACCCGGTACTTATCTTTGAGAACTCCCTGCTTTATAACTCGCAGGGAACTCTTGATACAAATGCCAAGCCTCTGCCCATCAAAAAAGCAGTTGTCAAACGCCCGGGCAAAGACCTGACGATCCTTGCATACGGGATCAATCTTTTCAAAGCATTGGATGCCGCACAGATATTGGAAAAAGAAGATATCGATGCCGAAGTGATAGACCTTCGCTCTTTGCGCCCCCTTGATGATGAAACGATCATGAATTCCGTAAAGAAGACACACCGTGTAATGATAGTCGATGAAGGATGGAAATCAGGCAGCATTTCTGCCGAGATCATGGCGCGTATCAACGAGCAGGCTTTTTTTGAACTTGATGCACCGATGGGAAGGGTCTGTAGCGCTGAAGTTCCATTTCCTTATGCCAAACATTTAGAAGATGCCGCACTGCCCCAACCTATAAAAATAGCTGCCATGGCAAGGCAGATCATGGAGGAAGCATGA
- a CDS encoding dihydrolipoamide acetyltransferase family protein, translated as MSEFLMPSLGADMESGILVQWKVEVGDRVTKGQVIAEIETSKAVIEIEVFQDGIIEKILVEPGTECSVGTPLALIRSVSSDEENITVSSVTAAQEQTEEIPLEKTKPDRYKETTQPPTQPQRIKASPAARRKARELGLDLADLAKTSDGEIHLSQIESAAKTEFKTPSADKMRQAIASAMSLSNAEIPHYYLSASVNMSPALSWLEEINKNLTIKERILPAAMVIRAVVLALKEVPELNGYWQEGHHQVCKEIHPGIAIALRKKGLITPALLGAKDMNLSRTMQALDDLIMRTRAGKLRGAELTQQSITITNLGDLGVENVYGVIYPPQVALIGLGKIIDTPWAQENKVTVQKVMKATLAGDHRATDGRTGALFLDKFNRILQNPKELL; from the coding sequence ATGAGCGAATTTCTAATGCCCAGCCTTGGCGCAGATATGGAATCCGGCATATTAGTACAGTGGAAGGTCGAGGTCGGCGATAGAGTGACGAAAGGCCAAGTGATCGCCGAAATAGAGACAAGCAAGGCTGTCATTGAGATCGAGGTTTTCCAAGACGGTATCATTGAAAAGATTTTGGTTGAACCTGGCACCGAGTGCAGCGTAGGCACGCCTCTTGCGTTAATACGATCAGTAAGCTCAGACGAAGAAAATATAACAGTATCGTCAGTAACGGCCGCGCAAGAGCAGACTGAAGAAATTCCTTTAGAAAAAACCAAGCCGGACAGATATAAAGAGACTACACAACCTCCTACACAACCTCAGCGTATCAAAGCCTCACCTGCTGCACGTAGAAAAGCACGTGAGCTTGGTCTTGATCTGGCTGATCTTGCCAAAACAAGTGACGGAGAAATACACTTAAGCCAGATAGAATCAGCTGCCAAAACCGAATTTAAAACGCCCTCAGCAGATAAAATGCGCCAAGCTATAGCATCTGCGATGAGCCTTTCCAATGCCGAGATTCCACACTATTACCTTTCTGCTTCGGTAAATATGAGCCCTGCCCTGTCTTGGCTGGAAGAGATAAATAAAAATCTTACTATCAAGGAACGTATTTTACCTGCAGCTATGGTTATCCGTGCAGTCGTGCTGGCACTTAAAGAGGTACCGGAACTAAACGGGTACTGGCAAGAGGGTCATCATCAAGTTTGCAAAGAAATTCACCCCGGTATAGCCATTGCGCTTCGTAAAAAAGGACTGATCACGCCGGCTTTACTAGGTGCAAAAGATATGAATTTGAGCCGGACCATGCAGGCACTGGATGATCTTATCATGCGCACAAGAGCCGGCAAATTACGCGGAGCAGAACTGACACAGCAGAGCATTACGATCACAAATCTGGGTGATCTTGGTGTGGAAAATGTCTATGGCGTCATCTATCCGCCTCAGGTTGCGCTGATAGGCTTGGGTAAAATTATCGATACGCCTTGGGCGCAGGAGAACAAAGTTACTGTACAAAAGGTCATGAAGGCTACGTTAGCCGGTGATCATAGAGCTACGGACGGCCGTACGGGGGCACTTTTCCTTGATAAATTCAACCGCATTTTACAAAATCCCAAGGAGCTGCTATGA
- a CDS encoding phosphopantetheine-binding protein, whose product MNKEQIKTSIIKQILIIAPDLEYDDIPSDENLQNALEIDSYDFLHLLTALYEQLGVEVPEADYGKVDTLNRMVEYFAKRIILN is encoded by the coding sequence ATGAACAAAGAACAGATCAAAACATCCATAATCAAGCAGATACTAATAATCGCTCCCGATCTTGAATATGATGATATCCCATCGGATGAAAATCTGCAAAACGCTTTAGAGATCGACTCGTATGATTTTCTACACCTTCTTACTGCGTTATATGAACAACTTGGGGTCGAGGTTCCCGAAGCGGACTATGGAAAGGTTGATACACTAAACCGTATGGTAGAGTACTTTGCCAAGCGGATAATATTGAATTAA
- a CDS encoding FAD-dependent oxidoreductase, which yields MKSDYIFIAGKRDEKRISSRVLEDTIHQHVKRGNRKLEIQAFGQHGIGGRLWESYPDKLDIRIIGHSGQRTGSLGTPNTKIEIMGPASDDIGWLNAGAEIIVHGSASNGAMNGAAQGKVYVGGAIGARGMTMTKRNPRFEPPELWVLGTAGDYFGEFMAGGIAVICGLNAANPEQVLGYRPLVGMVGGKVFFRGDAKTYSDKDAKEVDIDDQEWEWLSQGLKTFLKKIQQPKLINELGVRRDWRLFEAKNPQEKSEGPERKSMSWFREQVWDMELGRGGLIGDLQETEKGTVPVITKGEYRRYIPVWEHGKYISPCQAACPTGIPVQQRWAMIRTDNIDEAISMGLEYSPFPATVCGHLCPSPCMASCTRNLSYMAPINVRLLGQAAQNIKPPKPAKESGKKVAVIGGGPGGLSAAWQLTMKGHTATVFEAGQNIAGKISALIPESRIPADTLNAEIDRIKSYIKDIRLGEKVDAEKFKEIKKSHDYVVVAAGGNKPRSLPIKGAERALFANDFLEKAKANKIKPGKKIVIIGAGNVGCDVATEAHRLGAVDITLIDVQKPAAFGKEREDAEKCGAQFRWPVFTKEINSQGVKLESGELLPANTVVISIGDVPDLSFIGEGIELERGFVKVDETGRSSDEKVFAIGDAVGPGLITNAIGAGRRTAIAIDQLLKGQAPDLGSLDPMIDTQRVNLTYYNPRHDANTLEACSEDCASCGNCKDCGICVAVCPEGAISRQEKATGFEYVVDESKCIGCGFCKGACPCGVWELIPNTPLA from the coding sequence ATGAAAAGCGACTACATTTTTATAGCAGGTAAAAGAGACGAAAAACGGATCTCCTCGCGGGTACTTGAAGATACGATTCACCAGCATGTCAAGCGGGGCAACCGAAAGCTGGAAATTCAGGCCTTTGGCCAGCACGGCATTGGCGGACGACTCTGGGAGTCATACCCTGACAAGTTGGATATCCGTATTATTGGGCATTCCGGCCAGCGCACAGGCTCCCTTGGCACACCTAATACAAAAATAGAGATCATGGGTCCGGCCTCGGATGATATTGGCTGGCTCAATGCCGGTGCTGAAATCATTGTGCATGGATCTGCCTCCAACGGGGCCATGAATGGGGCCGCCCAGGGAAAGGTTTATGTGGGTGGTGCCATTGGTGCCCGGGGTATGACCATGACGAAGCGCAACCCCAGATTTGAGCCGCCCGAATTGTGGGTACTGGGGACGGCAGGGGATTACTTCGGTGAGTTCATGGCAGGCGGCATTGCCGTTATCTGCGGTTTGAACGCTGCTAATCCGGAGCAGGTTCTGGGTTACAGACCTCTGGTGGGCATGGTGGGCGGTAAGGTCTTTTTTCGTGGTGATGCCAAAACTTATTCCGACAAGGATGCCAAGGAAGTTGACATTGATGATCAGGAATGGGAATGGCTGAGCCAGGGCCTTAAAACCTTTCTTAAAAAAATTCAACAGCCCAAACTGATTAATGAACTGGGTGTGCGGAGAGACTGGCGGCTGTTTGAAGCCAAAAACCCTCAGGAAAAGAGCGAAGGGCCGGAGCGGAAATCCATGTCATGGTTCAGGGAACAGGTCTGGGATATGGAGCTTGGCCGCGGTGGTCTGATCGGAGATCTACAGGAAACGGAAAAAGGCACTGTGCCGGTTATTACCAAGGGTGAGTACAGAAGATATATTCCGGTCTGGGAGCACGGTAAATATATATCGCCCTGCCAGGCAGCCTGTCCCACCGGAATTCCGGTCCAGCAGCGTTGGGCCATGATCCGGACCGATAACATTGACGAAGCTATATCCATGGGGCTTGAGTATTCCCCGTTTCCGGCGACCGTGTGTGGTCACCTGTGCCCCAGTCCGTGTATGGCGTCCTGCACCCGGAACCTGTCATACATGGCTCCCATTAATGTTCGCCTTCTGGGCCAGGCTGCCCAGAATATCAAACCGCCAAAGCCGGCCAAAGAATCCGGTAAGAAAGTCGCCGTCATTGGCGGGGGCCCGGGTGGTCTTTCCGCGGCCTGGCAACTCACCATGAAGGGCCATACCGCTACGGTATTTGAAGCTGGACAGAACATTGCCGGAAAAATTTCCGCTCTGATTCCAGAATCAAGAATCCCTGCCGACACCCTGAATGCCGAAATAGACCGGATAAAGTCTTATATAAAGGATATAAGACTGGGAGAAAAAGTTGATGCGGAAAAGTTCAAAGAGATAAAAAAGAGCCATGACTATGTTGTGGTGGCAGCCGGGGGCAATAAACCCAGATCTCTTCCGATCAAAGGTGCCGAGCGGGCTCTTTTTGCCAATGATTTTCTTGAAAAGGCCAAGGCAAATAAGATAAAACCAGGCAAAAAAATCGTGATCATCGGTGCCGGTAATGTGGGCTGTGATGTGGCCACCGAAGCTCACCGCTTAGGTGCTGTTGATATAACCCTTATTGATGTTCAGAAACCGGCTGCATTCGGCAAGGAAAGAGAGGATGCCGAGAAATGCGGTGCTCAATTCCGTTGGCCGGTATTCACCAAAGAAATTAATTCCCAAGGAGTCAAACTTGAGAGTGGCGAATTACTGCCGGCTAATACGGTGGTGATCTCCATCGGAGACGTGCCTGATCTGTCCTTCATTGGTGAGGGGATTGAGCTTGAAAGAGGGTTTGTCAAGGTGGACGAAACCGGCCGGTCCTCGGATGAAAAGGTCTTTGCCATCGGGGATGCCGTTGGGCCGGGACTTATCACCAATGCCATCGGCGCAGGCCGACGGACAGCCATAGCCATTGATCAGCTGCTCAAAGGTCAGGCACCGGATTTGGGTAGCCTTGATCCCATGATTGATACCCAGCGTGTAAACCTGACCTATTATAACCCCAGACATGATGCCAATACCTTAGAAGCGTGCAGTGAGGACTGTGCGTCCTGCGGAAACTGCAAGGATTGCGGCATCTGCGTGGCAGTTTGCCCTGAAGGGGCCATTAGCCGGCAGGAAAAGGCAACCGGCTTTGAATATGTGGTGGATGAATCCAAATGCATTGGATGCGGATTCTGCAAAGGAGCCTGTCCCTGCGGTGTATGGGAGTTGATACCCAATACACCACTGGCGTAG
- a CDS encoding glutamate synthase-related protein: MSSNRSLEPSSLSLNDLPWQIEYNNDRCTLCGQCTAVCPVHAIALHPFQKRAIKTSVNQRVENSNSYDTFYGIRQDTRVENACIGCAMCTMVCPNDAIRPRKNPGLDRMKFHINQHGIPRRRGGRRNDSGSILDRIKFTRISMLTDPALDAGRHEFEMRTLLGRVLPPRENMKQLREKGWIPPVREIYPLIIGGMSFGALSPTMWEGLQMGVAYLNEEMGMPVRICTGEGGCPPRLLRSRFLKYVILQIASGYFGWDEIIHAIPHMKEDPCAIEIKYGQGAKPGDGGLLMWHKVNKLIAAIRGVPQGVSLPSPPTHQTQYSIEESVAKMILSMSMAWGFRVPVYPKISASSTSLAVMNNLTRNEYAAGLAIDGEDGGTGAAYAVSMDHMGHPIASCVRDNYLNLTAIGKQNEVPIFAGGGIGKNGNIAANAAALIMLGASGVQIGKYVMQAAAGCVGTEEDRCNVCNLGICPKGITSQDPRLYRRLDPEDVAQRIVDIYVSFDTQLKKIVAPLGRSTSLPIGMSDALGIDDKNIADRLSIKYVV; the protein is encoded by the coding sequence ATGTCGTCAAACAGAAGCCTTGAACCTTCCTCTTTAAGTTTGAATGATCTGCCTTGGCAGATCGAATATAATAATGATCGGTGTACCCTGTGCGGCCAATGCACGGCTGTGTGCCCGGTCCATGCCATTGCCCTTCATCCGTTCCAGAAGCGGGCAATAAAAACATCTGTGAACCAACGTGTCGAAAACAGTAATTCGTATGACACCTTTTATGGCATTCGGCAGGACACCCGGGTTGAAAACGCCTGCATCGGTTGCGCCATGTGTACCATGGTCTGTCCCAATGATGCCATCCGGCCCAGGAAAAATCCGGGCCTGGACAGGATGAAATTCCACATCAACCAGCATGGCATTCCCAGGCGCAGGGGCGGCAGACGTAACGATTCGGGGTCCATACTTGACAGAATCAAGTTTACCAGAATTTCCATGCTCACGGACCCGGCCCTGGATGCCGGCCGCCATGAATTTGAGATGCGCACCCTTCTTGGCCGGGTACTTCCTCCTCGGGAAAATATGAAACAACTGCGGGAAAAGGGCTGGATTCCACCGGTCAGGGAGATTTATCCTTTGATCATCGGTGGTATGTCCTTTGGCGCACTGTCCCCGACCATGTGGGAAGGCTTGCAGATGGGGGTTGCCTACCTGAACGAAGAGATGGGCATGCCCGTTCGCATTTGTACCGGTGAAGGTGGTTGTCCGCCGCGGTTGCTGCGTTCCCGTTTTTTAAAATATGTAATCCTGCAGATTGCTTCCGGTTATTTTGGCTGGGATGAGATTATTCACGCCATCCCGCATATGAAGGAAGATCCCTGCGCCATTGAGATCAAATATGGTCAGGGTGCAAAACCCGGTGACGGCGGTCTTTTGATGTGGCATAAAGTCAATAAGCTGATTGCCGCCATCCGGGGCGTGCCCCAGGGCGTCAGCCTGCCCAGTCCCCCGACCCATCAGACCCAGTACTCCATTGAAGAGTCCGTGGCTAAGATGATTCTGTCCATGTCCATGGCATGGGGGTTCAGGGTGCCGGTATATCCAAAAATTTCCGCCTCGTCCACCTCCCTTGCGGTGATGAATAACCTGACACGTAACGAATATGCGGCAGGGCTCGCCATTGACGGCGAAGATGGGGGCACAGGCGCTGCATACGCTGTTTCCATGGATCACATGGGGCACCCAATCGCCAGCTGTGTCCGGGACAACTACCTGAATCTGACAGCCATCGGCAAACAAAATGAAGTCCCCATCTTTGCCGGGGGGGGGATTGGTAAAAACGGCAACATTGCCGCCAATGCAGCAGCCTTGATCATGTTGGGAGCATCCGGGGTTCAGATCGGAAAATATGTGATGCAGGCCGCAGCCGGTTGCGTAGGTACCGAAGAAGACCGGTGTAACGTATGCAACCTTGGTATTTGCCCCAAGGGCATCACGTCCCAGGATCCCAGGCTTTACCGCCGCCTTGACCCGGAAGATGTGGCCCAGCGCATAGTGGACATTTATGTTTCCTTTGACACGCAACTCAAAAAAATCGTAGCACCCCTGGGGCGTTCCACCTCCCTTCCCATCGGCATGTCCGATGCGCTGGGGATTGATGATAAGAATATTGCTGACCGCCTCAGTATCAAGTACGTGGTGTAA
- a CDS encoding glutamate synthase, producing the protein MCRLFALTSKEPQSPMLAIKALDVMKEGHDGSGVGLLLQDLGGTFEDMKDAPILSGIFTEEGIRRLDLFMMDLGFMTKHKVSLKPPKYTVEGIPRRQIYLIRAYELPDGWDDLSQEELATRLLDVRLKIREMGEEKNDMIVFSFWPDTIMIKEIGDPMKLGEYLGLDRKELEARIIMAQGRQNTNYAINLYACHPFFIKGYCTMTNGENTAFIPIKDFLSSRDIPGYTGYQSDSEVFAHILHFSMEELGLGIDGYKHVITPLQRDALEKHPNFEFLDHLKKTCRPLIIDGPNMVIGTLPDHSMFMVQDRKKLRPGVVGGKPGMFAFSSEICGLDAVIPDRDKTTDFQPMHLDTVTVSPERQEVNICRQTEALNLPL; encoded by the coding sequence ATGTGTCGTCTGTTTGCACTTACTAGCAAGGAGCCTCAGTCGCCCATGCTGGCCATCAAAGCCCTTGACGTAATGAAGGAAGGGCATGACGGCTCCGGCGTTGGGCTTTTGCTCCAAGACCTTGGTGGCACCTTTGAAGATATGAAAGATGCCCCGATCCTGTCGGGAATCTTTACTGAAGAAGGCATCCGCCGTCTGGACCTTTTTATGATGGACCTTGGCTTTATGACCAAGCATAAAGTCTCTTTGAAACCACCTAAATACACGGTCGAAGGTATTCCCAGACGACAGATTTATTTGATCAGGGCCTATGAACTGCCGGACGGCTGGGATGACCTGTCCCAGGAGGAGCTGGCCACAAGACTTCTGGATGTACGGCTTAAGATACGGGAGATGGGTGAAGAGAAAAATGACATGATCGTATTTTCCTTCTGGCCGGACACCATCATGATCAAGGAGATCGGGGATCCCATGAAGCTGGGAGAATATCTGGGCCTTGACAGGAAAGAACTTGAAGCACGGATTATCATGGCCCAGGGGCGGCAAAACACAAATTACGCCATCAACCTGTATGCCTGCCATCCGTTTTTTATCAAAGGTTACTGCACCATGACCAATGGTGAAAATACGGCGTTTATCCCCATCAAGGATTTTCTTTCCTCAAGGGATATCCCCGGTTATACAGGATATCAATCCGATTCCGAGGTGTTTGCACACATCCTTCACTTTTCCATGGAAGAACTGGGTTTAGGTATTGACGGTTATAAACATGTGATCACGCCGCTTCAGCGTGATGCCCTTGAAAAGCATCCCAATTTTGAATTTCTGGATCATTTGAAAAAGACCTGTCGTCCCTTAATTATTGACGGCCCTAATATGGTCATCGGCACCCTGCCGGATCACTCCATGTTCATGGTTCAGGACCGCAAGAAATTGCGCCCCGGTGTGGTGGGAGGCAAGCCGGGTATGTTTGCTTTTTCATCCGAGATCTGCGGACTGGACGCCGTCATCCCTGACCGGGATAAAACCACGGACTTTCAACCCATGCATCTTGATACAGTCACTGTCAGCCCTGAGCGCCAGGAGGTAAATATATGTCGTCAAACAGAAGCCTTGAACCTTCCTCTTTAA